In one Ananas comosus cultivar F153 linkage group 12, ASM154086v1, whole genome shotgun sequence genomic region, the following are encoded:
- the LOC109718899 gene encoding ultraviolet-B receptor UVR8, producing MPRPSLLRLRRLSSAVSGGGAAAPVLFRHPASGGGGDARPTTVQILSWGRGSSGQLGGGKEEIRFYPSHVASLLFPPASSPPPLAPSPGRLLPLPPPPPPPPTSAAEADVGISCGLFHSALLVDGRVWMWGKGDGGRLGFGDEASLFVPTLNPNLEGVRALALGGIHSAALTRDGEVFTWGYGGFGALGHSVYHRELLPRLVNGPWSGTISHLATSGAHTAAITDSGELYTWGRDEGDGRLGLGSGGGPGEAGSLSIPSKVNALPVPIAAVACGGFFTMALTSDGQVWSWGANSNFELGRENNTSDWRPKPIQSLENVHIVQIACGGYHTLALTDKGEVLSWGHGGHGQLGHPSIQNQKNPIVIEALANERIVYIACGGSSSAAVSEKGNLYMWGNARDCQLGVPGLRDIQPLPIKVNFLSEDDDLGPHHVFAVAVGASHAMCLVTRTNPAS from the exons ATGCCTCgcccctccctcctccgcctccgccgcctctcctccgccgtctccggcggcggcgccgccgcgccggTCCTCTTCCGCCACCCCGCCTCCGGTGGCGGCGGAGATGCGCGGCCAACCACCGTCCAGATCCTCTCCTGGGGCCGCGGCAGCTCCGGCCAACTCGGTGGCGGTAAGGAGGAGATCCGCTTCTACCCCTCCCATgtcgcctccctcctcttccCCCCCGCCTCCTCCCCCCCTCCCCTCGCCCCCTCCCCCGGTCGCCTcctcccccttcctcctcctccgccgccgccgcctaccTCCGCCGCTGAGGCGGATGTGGGGATCTCGTGCGGGCTCTTCCACTCGGCGCTCCTCGTCGACGGCAGGGTCTGGATGTGGGGGAAGGGCGATGGGGGGAGGCTAGGGTTCGGGGACGAGGCCTCCCTCTTCGTCCccaccctaaaccctaatctcGAGGGCGTGCGCGCGCTCGCGCTCGGCGGAATCCACTCCGCCGCGCTCACGCGCGACGGCGAGGTATTCACCTG GGGTTACGGTGGATTTGGAGCTCTAGGTCATTCTGTTTATCACAGGGAGCTTTTGCCTAGATTAGTAAATGGTCCTTGGAGTGGAACCATATCACATCTTGCTACCAGTGGAGCCCATACTGCGGCAATAACTGATTCAG GTGAACTTTACACTTGGGGCCGTGATGAAGGTGACGGCAGATTAGGGCTTGGAAGTGGAGGTGGGCCCGGCGAAGCAGGCTCGCTTAGTATCCCTTCCAAAGTAAATGCATTGCCTGTGCCCATAGCAGCTGTAGCTTGTGGCGGTTTTTTCACAATGGCGCTAACTTCAGATGGCCAGGTGTGGAGTTGGGGAG caaattcgaattttgaactAGGAAGAGAGAACAATACCAGTGATTGGAGGCCGAAGCCTATTCAAAGCTTGGAAAATGTCCACATCGTTCAGATAGCTTGTGGCGGTTACCATACTTTAGCCTTGACAG ATAAAGGTGAAGTTCTTTCATGGGGACATGGTGGACACGGTCAACTTGGTCATCCTTCTATCCAAAATCAGAAAAACCCTATTGTTATCGAAGCTTTAGCCAATGAGCGAATTGTCTATATTGCTTGTGGCGGTTCATCCTCAGCTGCTGTTTCAG AGAAAGGAAATTTATACATGTGGGGAAATGCGAGGGATTGTCAACTAGGTGTCCCCGGATTGCGGGACATCCAACCGCTTCCCATTAAAGTAAATTTCCTTAGCGAGGACGACGACCTGGGCCCTCATCATGTCTTTGCTGTTGCAGTCGGTGCATCGCATGCCATGTGCTTGGTTACAAGGACAAATCCTGCTTCTTAG